The genomic region GCGTGGAGAACATCGCGGCCGCCAAGGGCGAACTCGCCGAGGCCCTGCCCGTTGGCGGCACCGCCGTGCTGAACCTCGACGATTTGCGCGTTGCTCCCATGGCCGCGCGGACCCAGGCGACTGTCCTGGGCTTCTCGTCCCGGGATGCCGACCCCGACGCTCCTGCCGTCCGGGCCGCCAACCTGGACACCAACGCCTCGGGCAACCCGGAGTTCGACCTCGAAGTGCCGGGGGAGCCCACGGTCAGGGTCACCAGCAAACTCATCGGCGAACACCACGTGGCGAACCTCCTCGCCGCCGCAGCGGCCGCGCACGCGGCCGGCGTACCGGCTGACCGGATCAGCGCATCACTGAGCTCCCAGTCCGCGGCCAGCCGCTGGCGCATGGAGCGGACCGAACGGCCCGACGGCGTCACGGTCATCAACGACGCGTACAACGCCAACCCGGAATCTATGCGGGCTGCCTTGCGCACGCTGGCGGACCTCGGCCGCGGCCGCCGGACCTGGGCCGTGCTCGGGGCCATGCTGGAACTGGGCGACGATTCCATCCGCGAGCACACCGCCGTCGGCACGCAGGTGGTGCGGCTGAACATCTCCCGCCTCCTGGTGGTGGGCCGGGAGGCGCGTTCGCTGTACGTTTCCGCCGTGCAGGAAGGGTCGTGGGGAGATGAATGCATCTTCGCTGAGACCGTTGACGAAGCGTACGAACTGCTCCAGGAGCAGCTCGAGCCCGGCGACCTGGTGCTCTTCAAGTCCTCGAACAGCGTGGGACTGCGCCATTTGGGCGATCGGATAGCATTACCCCCACGTGCCACCCCCACAACTGCCACTGAAGGGAGCGAGCTGCTGTGATTGCACTTCTGATCGGCGCTGGCCTCGCCCTGCTGCTGGCACTGGTGGGCACGCCGCTGTTCATCCGTCTGTTGGTCCGCAGGAGCTATGGCCAGTTCATCCGCGATGACGGACCGACCTCGCACCACACCAAACGCGGCACGCCCACGATGGGTGGCACTGTGGTGGTGGGCGCGGTCCTGCTGAGCTACGGACTGACCCACCTGATCATGTGGCTCATGAACCCGCGTTCGGCCGGGCCGTCCGCCTCGGCGCTGCTCCTGCTGTTCCTGATGGTGGGGATGGGCCTGGTGGGCTTCCTCGATGACTTCATAAAGATTTCCCGGCAGCGCAGCCTGGGCCTGAACGCCAAGGCCAAGCTCATCCTCCAGGCGGCCGTCGGCATCATCTTCGCCGTCATGGCCCTCTACTTCCCGGACGCCGACGGCCTCACCCCGGCGTCCACCAAAATCTCGATGGTCCGTGACATCCCGTGGCTGGACCTGGCGTTCGGCGGCACCGTACTTGGTGCGATCCTCTTTGTGCTGTGGTCGAACCTGATCGTCACGGCGGCGACGAACGGGGTCAACCTCACCGACGGCCTGGACGGACTGGCCGCCGGCGCCGCGGTCATGGTGTTTGGCGCCTACACGCTGATGGGCATCTGGCAGAGTAACCAGGCCTGTGGCTCTCCCCGTCAGGCAGGCAGCGGCTGCTATTCCGTCCGGGATCCCCTTGACCTCGCGCTCCTTGCGGCCATCATGAGCGCCGCGCTGGTGGGCTTCCTGTGGTGGAACACCTCACCGGCCAAAATCTTTATGGGCGACACGGGCTCCCTCGCGATCGGCGGCGCCATCGCGGGGTTCGCCATCCTCTCCCGCACCGAACTGCTGCTTGCCTTCATCGGCGGCCTGTTCGTCCTCATCACGCTCTCCGTCATCATCCAAGTGGGCTACTTCAAGGTGACCAAGGGCAAGCGCTTCTTCAAGATGGCGCCGCTGCAGCACCACTTCGAACTCAAGGGCTGGGCGGAAGTCACCGTGGTGGTCCGGTTCTGGATCCTCGCCGGCCTGTTTGTCGCGGCGGGTCTTGGCATCTTCTACGCAGAATGGGTGGTCCTGCTATGAACGGCTCCGAATCCCACGCCGAGGCAACGGGTCCGGCCAGGCTCAGCGGCCTGGTCAGCTGGGACTCCGACTGGGCCGGGCTGCGCGTCGTGGTCACCGGGATCGGCGTCTCGGGCTTCGCAGCCGCGGACACTTTGATCGAACTCGGCGCCCGCGTGGTGGTGGTTGACGGTGCCACCACGGAAACAGCCCAGGCCAAGGCGGACACGCTGCGGATCGTGGGCGCGGCCGACGTTCTCCTGGGAGAGGAGGCCGTCCGCACGCTGCCAAAGATCGACGGCCTGAAGCCGGAGCTCGTGGTCACTTCGCCGGGCTGGCGCCCGGACCAGGCTTTGCTCGCGGCCGCGGCCCGCGCCCACATCCCTGTCTGGGGCGACGTCGAACTCGCCTGGCGCCTCCGCGTCCGCGAAGGCCGGAAAACAGCTGACTGGCTAACCATCACCGGCACGAACGGCAAAACGACGACGGTCGGCCTGACCGAGTCCATGCTGCGCGCCGCAGGCCTGAAGGCGATCGCGGTGGGCAACGTCGGCACGCCCATCCTCGATGCCCTGCGTGACCCGGTGGAGTACGACGTCTTCGCGGTGGAGCTCTCCAGCTTCCAGCTGCACTGGTCCGACTCCGTCTCGGCAGTCGCCAGCGTATGCCTCAACGTCGCCGAAGACCACGTCGACTGGCACGGCTCCTACGAGTCCTACCTCGCCGACAAGGCCAAGATCTACGCAAACACGCAAAAGGCCTGCATCTACAACGACGAGCAGATCGAAACCGAACGCATGGTGGAGGACGCGGACGTGGTGGAAGGCTGCCGCGCGGTGGCCTTCACCACCCTCACGCCCGCCATCAGCATGCTCGGCGTCGTGGAGGGCCTGCTCGTGGACCGGGCCTTCATCGCCGAACGGAAGGACAGCGCCGTCGAACTGGCGTCCATGTCCGACCTGGGCCCGGTGGCACCCCGCCACATGGTGGCCAACGCCCTGGCCGCAGCAGGCCTGGTGCGGGCCTACGGCGTCAGCCCTGAGCACGTGCGCGAAGGACTGCAGGCCTACATCCCCGGAAGCCACCGCATCCAGCCCGTCGCCAAACAGAACGGCGTTCTCTGGATCAACGACTCCAAAGCCACCAACCCGCATGCCGCCTCCGCCTCCCTGGCCGCCTTCGACCCGGTGGTGTGGATTGCCGGCGGTCTGTCCAAGGGCGTCAGCTACGACGACCTGGTCCGCGAGCATGCGCGCCGCCTGAAGGCCGTGGTGCTGATCGGCAAGGACACGGCATCGCTGGAAGAGTCCCTGCAGCGACACGCACCGGATGTCCCGGTCATCCGGCAGGCGGCAGGCCACACTGAAATTGTGCAGTCAGCCG from Arthrobacter globiformis harbors:
- a CDS encoding UDP-N-acetylmuramoyl-tripeptide--D-alanyl-D-alanine ligase codes for the protein MIELTAAEIAEITNGRLLADPDVTPGSVVTDSREAVAGSLYVAKPGESADGHSFVGAAFDRGAVLALTEREIKDDAGRNYPSIVVEDAVLAMGALAAEAVRRIRHHREAAGEQLTVIGITGSAGKTTTKDLLAGILSAEGPTVAPQGSYNGEVGVPLTVFQAGFDTRFLVIEMGATGIGHIRYLADMVRPEIGVVLGVGTAHAGEFGGVENIAAAKGELAEALPVGGTAVLNLDDLRVAPMAARTQATVLGFSSRDADPDAPAVRAANLDTNASGNPEFDLEVPGEPTVRVTSKLIGEHHVANLLAAAAAAHAAGVPADRISASLSSQSAASRWRMERTERPDGVTVINDAYNANPESMRAALRTLADLGRGRRTWAVLGAMLELGDDSIREHTAVGTQVVRLNISRLLVVGREARSLYVSAVQEGSWGDECIFAETVDEAYELLQEQLEPGDLVLFKSSNSVGLRHLGDRIALPPRATPTTATEGSELL
- the mraY gene encoding phospho-N-acetylmuramoyl-pentapeptide-transferase, with amino-acid sequence MIALLIGAGLALLLALVGTPLFIRLLVRRSYGQFIRDDGPTSHHTKRGTPTMGGTVVVGAVLLSYGLTHLIMWLMNPRSAGPSASALLLLFLMVGMGLVGFLDDFIKISRQRSLGLNAKAKLILQAAVGIIFAVMALYFPDADGLTPASTKISMVRDIPWLDLAFGGTVLGAILFVLWSNLIVTAATNGVNLTDGLDGLAAGAAVMVFGAYTLMGIWQSNQACGSPRQAGSGCYSVRDPLDLALLAAIMSAALVGFLWWNTSPAKIFMGDTGSLAIGGAIAGFAILSRTELLLAFIGGLFVLITLSVIIQVGYFKVTKGKRFFKMAPLQHHFELKGWAEVTVVVRFWILAGLFVAAGLGIFYAEWVVLL
- the murD gene encoding UDP-N-acetylmuramoyl-L-alanine--D-glutamate ligase; translated protein: MGGPAMNGSESHAEATGPARLSGLVSWDSDWAGLRVVVTGIGVSGFAAADTLIELGARVVVVDGATTETAQAKADTLRIVGAADVLLGEEAVRTLPKIDGLKPELVVTSPGWRPDQALLAAAARAHIPVWGDVELAWRLRVREGRKTADWLTITGTNGKTTTVGLTESMLRAAGLKAIAVGNVGTPILDALRDPVEYDVFAVELSSFQLHWSDSVSAVASVCLNVAEDHVDWHGSYESYLADKAKIYANTQKACIYNDEQIETERMVEDADVVEGCRAVAFTTLTPAISMLGVVEGLLVDRAFIAERKDSAVELASMSDLGPVAPRHMVANALAAAGLVRAYGVSPEHVREGLQAYIPGSHRIQPVAKQNGVLWINDSKATNPHAASASLAAFDPVVWIAGGLSKGVSYDDLVREHARRLKAVVLIGKDTASLEESLQRHAPDVPVIRQAAGHTEIVQSAGTGHDAAPDSAETGEAVMARAVASAAQLAASGDTVLMAPAAASMDQFSSYAHRGDAFIAAVRELVEGEARTGKE